The following proteins are co-located in the Engraulis encrasicolus isolate BLACKSEA-1 chromosome 2, IST_EnEncr_1.0, whole genome shotgun sequence genome:
- the raver1 gene encoding ribonucleoprotein PTB-binding 1 isoform X2 — protein sequence MAAAVSVSAAARDEKPYAGPNCGSRPLTLYENYGEIVQQEQWGLGERSDPDAESTDENASTSSESQRRADDELPVLSPEEIECRLERTRREFYNRRKIIIKNLPNDITNQEVHELLSNYDLKYCFVDKYKGTAFVTLLNGEQAQHAISQFHQFTLREREISVQLQPTDALLCIANLPTAYSQQQFEELVRPFGNLERCFLVHSASTGHSKGYGFVEYMKKDSAARAKSELLGKQLGSRMLYVHWTEVGSLTFPMLHSRCLCIDRLPPGLLSAPDLLAALSNTHAPLFCQLAQGQDGSFRRFAVLEFSTPEMAEEAQRVADGRTIAGTHIRVSFCAPGPPGRSMLAALIAAQTMALNRGKGLLPEPTAMQILTGLSNPATLKMLLNPLTQGRKQGLLGAAPPAMPLLANPALSAALLQMLLQNQAQVQQQAGLLGENPLATHAALQQSLNMLGELPQSNLVPGLTLPTESLGPIKPPSMGRPLAREQESPTPPCSFPSTPSPALQGLPMTLLGGMLGAEAPAVPGSLRDPLKEVGISQNPFLNNPNVFPSAVTTSRPHPYNPAYRKRATVSSGGSAHSQRSGHTLHSTFNLRYQDSYTPEYPPLHQDPLSHLYEPESLDCTALPGFGVQPSRPSSFGEQLTSFHYPPSPPQSQNSYYGAYGAPVGATQLNKAVGMPPLSHSSVFSAAPGSEMKTPVGGQKRLFSRLIPSPEPSPEGGYVGQHSQGLGGHYADSYLKRKRIF from the exons ATGGCGGCCGCAGTGTCCGTTAGCGCAGCTGCCAGAGACGAGAAACCCTATGCTGGGCCTAATTGTGGTTCCCGTCCACTAACGTTATATGAAAATTACGGTGAAATTGTACAACAGGAGCAATGGGGTTTGGGAGAACGAAGCGACCCAGATGCCGAAAGCACGGATGAAAATGCATCCACGAGTAGTGAGTCCCAAAGAAGAGCTGACGATGAGTTGCCTGTTTTGAGCCCAGAGGAGATTGAATGCCGATTAGAGAGAACTCGAAGAGAGTTTTACAATCGGCGGAAAATAATTATAAAAAATCTCCCAAACGACATAACTAATCAG gAGGTGCACGAACTGCTGAGCAATTATGACCTGAAGTACTGCTTTGTTGATAAATACAAGGGGACCG cGTTCGTCACGCTGCTGAACGGGGAGCAGGCCCAGCATGCCATCAGCCAGTTCCACCAGTTCACGCTGCGGGAGAGGGAGATCTCCGTGCAGCTGCAGCCCACCGACGCCCTGCTGTGCATCGCCAACCTGCCCACAGCCtacag CCAGCAGCAGTTTGAGGAGCTGGTGCGGCCGTTCGGCAACCTGGAGCGCTGCTTCCTGGTGCACAGCGCCTCCACTGGCCACTCCAAGGGCTACGGCTTCGTGGAGTACATGAAGAAGGACTCGGCGGCGCGCGCTAAGTCGGAGCTGCTGGGCAAGCAGCTGGGCTCGCGCATGCTGTACGTGCACTGGACCGAGGTGGGCTCGCTCACCTTCCCCATGCTGCACTCGCGCTGCCTCTGCATCGACCGCCTGCCCCCCGGCCTCCTGAGCGCCCCCGACCTGCTGGCCGCCCTCTCCAACACCCACGCGCCCCTCTTCTGCCAG cttGCCCAGGGCCAAGATGGAAGTTTCCGGCGCTTCGCGGTTCTGGAGTTCTCTACGCCGGAGATGGCGGAGGAGGCTCAGAGGGTGGCTGATGGCCGGACGATTGCTGGCACGCACATCCGCGTCTCCTTCTGCGCCCCTGGACCACCGGGCAGGAGCATGCTAGCAGCCCTGATAGCTGCACAAACCATG GCGCTGAACCGAGGCAAGGGCCTTCTGCCGGAGCCCACGGCCATGCAGATCCTCACAGGCCTCAGCAACCCAGCCACCCTCAAGATGCTGCTCAACCCCCTCACACAGGGACGCAAgcagg gTCTGTTGGGTGCAGCTCCCCCTGCCATGCCCCTGCTGGCTAACCCGGCCCTCTCCGCTGCCCTCCTGCAGATGCTGCTGCAGAACCAGGCTCAGGTCCAACAGCAG gCTGGGCTGCTTGGCGAGAACCCCTTGGCCACTCACGCTGCTCTCCAGCAGAGCCTCAACATGCTGGGCGAACTACCTCAAA gCAATCTGGTTCCAGGTCTGACTCTTCCCACGGAGTCCCTGGGCCCCATcaagcccccctccatgggccgcCCCCTGGCCCGGGAGCAGGAGTCCCCCACCCCGCCCTGCAGCTTCCCCTCCACgccctcccctgctctccagGGCCTTCCCATGACCCTCCTGGGGGGCATGCTGGGGGCCGAGGCACCCGCCGTGCCAGGG TCTCTAAGGGATCCCCTGAAGGAGGTGGGCATATCCCAGAATCCCTTCCTCAACAACCCCAACGTCTTCCCTTCAGCTG TGACCACCAGCAGGCCCCACCCCTACAACCCTGCCTACAGGAAGAGGGCCACAGTAAGCAGTGGTGGCTCCGCCCACAGCCAGCGCTCAGGCCACACCCTCCACTCCACCTTCAACCTGCGCTACCAGGACTCCTACACCCCAGAGTACCCGCCCCTGCACCAG GACCCTCTGTCCCACCTCTACGAGCCAGAGTCTCTGGATTGTACGGCCTTGCCAGGGTTTGGTGTCCAG CCCTCTCGGCCCTCCAGCTTTGGTGAGCAGCTCACCTCCTTCCACTACCCCCCCAGCCCTCCCCAGTCCCAAAACTCCTACTACGGGGCCTACGGGGCTCCAGTCGGCGCCACCCAGCTCAATAAG
- the raver1 gene encoding ribonucleoprotein PTB-binding 1 isoform X1 yields MAAAVSVSAAARDEKPYAGPNCGSRPLTLYENYGEIVQQEQWGLGERSDPDAESTDENASTSSESQRRADDELPVLSPEEIECRLERTRREFYNRRKIIIKNLPNDITNQEVHELLSNYDLKYCFVDKYKGTAFVTLLNGEQAQHAISQFHQFTLREREISVQLQPTDALLCIANLPTAYSQQQFEELVRPFGNLERCFLVHSASTGHSKGYGFVEYMKKDSAARAKSELLGKQLGSRMLYVHWTEVGSLTFPMLHSRCLCIDRLPPGLLSAPDLLAALSNTHAPLFCQLAQGQDGSFRRFAVLEFSTPEMAEEAQRVADGRTIAGTHIRVSFCAPGPPGRSMLAALIAAQTMALNRGKGLLPEPTAMQILTGLSNPATLKMLLNPLTQGRKQGLLGAAPPAMPLLANPALSAALLQMLLQNQAQVQQQAGLLGENPLATHAALQQSLNMLGELPQSNLVPGLTLPTESLGPIKPPSMGRPLAREQESPTPPCSFPSTPSPALQGLPMTLLGGMLGAEAPAVPGSLRDPLKEVGISQNPFLNNPNVFPSAVTTSRPHPYNPAYRKRATVSSGGSAHSQRSGHTLHSTFNLRYQDSYTPEYPPLHQDPLSHLYEPESLDCTALPGFGVQQPSRPSSFGEQLTSFHYPPSPPQSQNSYYGAYGAPVGATQLNKAVGMPPLSHSSVFSAAPGSEMKTPVGGQKRLFSRLIPSPEPSPEGGYVGQHSQGLGGHYADSYLKRKRIF; encoded by the exons ATGGCGGCCGCAGTGTCCGTTAGCGCAGCTGCCAGAGACGAGAAACCCTATGCTGGGCCTAATTGTGGTTCCCGTCCACTAACGTTATATGAAAATTACGGTGAAATTGTACAACAGGAGCAATGGGGTTTGGGAGAACGAAGCGACCCAGATGCCGAAAGCACGGATGAAAATGCATCCACGAGTAGTGAGTCCCAAAGAAGAGCTGACGATGAGTTGCCTGTTTTGAGCCCAGAGGAGATTGAATGCCGATTAGAGAGAACTCGAAGAGAGTTTTACAATCGGCGGAAAATAATTATAAAAAATCTCCCAAACGACATAACTAATCAG gAGGTGCACGAACTGCTGAGCAATTATGACCTGAAGTACTGCTTTGTTGATAAATACAAGGGGACCG cGTTCGTCACGCTGCTGAACGGGGAGCAGGCCCAGCATGCCATCAGCCAGTTCCACCAGTTCACGCTGCGGGAGAGGGAGATCTCCGTGCAGCTGCAGCCCACCGACGCCCTGCTGTGCATCGCCAACCTGCCCACAGCCtacag CCAGCAGCAGTTTGAGGAGCTGGTGCGGCCGTTCGGCAACCTGGAGCGCTGCTTCCTGGTGCACAGCGCCTCCACTGGCCACTCCAAGGGCTACGGCTTCGTGGAGTACATGAAGAAGGACTCGGCGGCGCGCGCTAAGTCGGAGCTGCTGGGCAAGCAGCTGGGCTCGCGCATGCTGTACGTGCACTGGACCGAGGTGGGCTCGCTCACCTTCCCCATGCTGCACTCGCGCTGCCTCTGCATCGACCGCCTGCCCCCCGGCCTCCTGAGCGCCCCCGACCTGCTGGCCGCCCTCTCCAACACCCACGCGCCCCTCTTCTGCCAG cttGCCCAGGGCCAAGATGGAAGTTTCCGGCGCTTCGCGGTTCTGGAGTTCTCTACGCCGGAGATGGCGGAGGAGGCTCAGAGGGTGGCTGATGGCCGGACGATTGCTGGCACGCACATCCGCGTCTCCTTCTGCGCCCCTGGACCACCGGGCAGGAGCATGCTAGCAGCCCTGATAGCTGCACAAACCATG GCGCTGAACCGAGGCAAGGGCCTTCTGCCGGAGCCCACGGCCATGCAGATCCTCACAGGCCTCAGCAACCCAGCCACCCTCAAGATGCTGCTCAACCCCCTCACACAGGGACGCAAgcagg gTCTGTTGGGTGCAGCTCCCCCTGCCATGCCCCTGCTGGCTAACCCGGCCCTCTCCGCTGCCCTCCTGCAGATGCTGCTGCAGAACCAGGCTCAGGTCCAACAGCAG gCTGGGCTGCTTGGCGAGAACCCCTTGGCCACTCACGCTGCTCTCCAGCAGAGCCTCAACATGCTGGGCGAACTACCTCAAA gCAATCTGGTTCCAGGTCTGACTCTTCCCACGGAGTCCCTGGGCCCCATcaagcccccctccatgggccgcCCCCTGGCCCGGGAGCAGGAGTCCCCCACCCCGCCCTGCAGCTTCCCCTCCACgccctcccctgctctccagGGCCTTCCCATGACCCTCCTGGGGGGCATGCTGGGGGCCGAGGCACCCGCCGTGCCAGGG TCTCTAAGGGATCCCCTGAAGGAGGTGGGCATATCCCAGAATCCCTTCCTCAACAACCCCAACGTCTTCCCTTCAGCTG TGACCACCAGCAGGCCCCACCCCTACAACCCTGCCTACAGGAAGAGGGCCACAGTAAGCAGTGGTGGCTCCGCCCACAGCCAGCGCTCAGGCCACACCCTCCACTCCACCTTCAACCTGCGCTACCAGGACTCCTACACCCCAGAGTACCCGCCCCTGCACCAG GACCCTCTGTCCCACCTCTACGAGCCAGAGTCTCTGGATTGTACGGCCTTGCCAGGGTTTGGTGTCCAG CAGCCCTCTCGGCCCTCCAGCTTTGGTGAGCAGCTCACCTCCTTCCACTACCCCCCCAGCCCTCCCCAGTCCCAAAACTCCTACTACGGGGCCTACGGGGCTCCAGTCGGCGCCACCCAGCTCAATAAG